The genomic DNA GGACAGACCCAGGCCCGTGCCAATGCCCACCGGCTTGGTGGTGAAGAGCGGCTGGAAGACCTTCTCCTGCAGTTCCTGCGCGATGCCACAGCCGTTGTCCGTCACGCTGAGCACCACGTCCTGCTCCCGCGACGACCAGCGCACCTCGATGCGACCCGGCCGACCCGTGCCTTCCATGGCCTGGGCCGCGTTGACGATGAGATTGAGCAGCACCTGGCACAGCTTCACCGGACCGAACGACACCTTCACCGGCTCGCCCATGGTGGTGATGCGGGCGCGATCACGCACTTCCGCGCGCGCCAGCTTCACCGCGAAGGACACCACCTCGGCCACGTCCGCCGAGGTCTCCATGTCCTCCCCTCGTGCCTGGGCCCGCAGACCCAGCGCCACGCCCCGCAGGTGATCCGCGCCCGACGCGAGATCCGTCAGCAGCGAGGGCAGATCCTCCAGCACACTCGCCACCTCCGGCGAGGGGTCCGACGCCAGGTGCTTGGAGGCGTACTGCACCACGCACTCGAGATCCCGGCGCAGCGAGGCCACGTTCTGGGACAGGTAGCCCACCGGGCCCATCAGCTCGTGCGCGATACCGGTCGTCACCTGGCCCAGCGTGGCCAGACGCTCGGCCTTCATCATCCGCCCTTCCACCTCGCGGATGCGCAGCTCCAAGCGGGCGATCCGCAGACCGTCCTCGAGCGCGGCGAGCACCTCGGCCCGATCCCACGGCTTGACGAAGTAGCGGCTGACCTGACCCCGGTTCACCGCGTCGATCACCGCCTGCATGTCCGAGTAGGCCGTGACCAGCATGCGCTTGGCGTCCGGCGCGAGCGTGCGTGCGCGCTCCAGCAGTTCCACGCCCGTCATCCCCGGCATGCGCTGATCCGAGAGGATGACGCCAATCTCGTTGCGCTTCTGCTCTAGCAGCGTCAGCGCTTCTGCCGGGGTCGAGCAACGGAAGATGCGGAACTTCTGGCCGAAGTTCGCCTCGAACACCCTCAGGTTGAGCGCGTCGTCGTCGACATAGAGGACGGCGGGGAGGTCAGACGGATTCATGGAGTTCCTCTCTGGGCCAGGCCGACCAGCACACACCCACCCTTCCAACCCACTGCGCCCACTCCCCAAGAGATACCACGTCGCGCGCCAAACCCGATGGGCCGTGTTTCACGGCACAACGGTGCACGGCCCTGGGGGGCAGCACCCTGTCCGGTCTCCAGCCTACCTGGGAATGGCTCAGCGGTGGGACGGGGAAGAAGGCAGTGTGTCCACGGCCCGTTCGGCCCCCCGCACCTGGGGTTCCAGCGCGGTCCGCACCGAGGCCAACGAGTCGAACGAGCCACTGGCGAGGGCACTCAGGCGGGACAACAGAGGCGCCGGAGCATCATTCTCCCGGGCCAGCCAGACGAGTTGACGGCAGGACAGAGGGAAGACGGCCCCATTGAGCGCCTGCGTCAGCGCCGCGTCATCCGCCAACTCATCTGGAGAAGTGGGTTTCATATCGTCGTCGCTCACGGGCTGAAGGTAATCCATTCGGTGCAGGAGAGCGCGTTCTTCCTCGGTATCTCCCCAGCAAGCAGGGGAGCAAGCCACCGGACGCTTCGCTTCCCTTCCCTGTCCGCTCCCGATGCCGGCCCCCATCCTATTCGGGCACTCCCACACCGCACGAGGAGGACGAGATGACGAAGAAAAACCAGGGGTATACGGAGAACATCAAGCACGTGGGGGCGACCCGCCCCCAGCCATGGCCCGGCATCCCGGGCCGCTCGGAGGACAAGGAGACGGAACTCCCCACCGGCACCCGGCGCGCGGATCAGGCCGATGTCACCGAAGCCCAGCGCGAGCTGGAGCACGAGGTGGAGGAGTCGGAGAAGGTGCGCGAGTAGTGCACCGCCCTCTCCGGGGCGGGCCGCCCGGTACGGCGGCCCGCCAGGAGGAGACTAGAACAGCAACCGCATGGGGTGCTCGAGCAGCGCCTTGAGCTCCCGCAGGTACTCGGCGCCGATGGCCCCGTCGATGACGCGGTGGTCGCCCGAGAGCGTCACCGTCATCACCTTGCGGATCACCATCTGCCCGTCGCGCACCACGACCTTGTCCGAGACGGAGCCCACCGCGAGGATGGCCGCCTGGGGCGGGTTGATGACGGCGATGAACGAGTCGATGCCGTACATGCCCAGGTTGGACACCGTCAGCGAGCCGCCCGTGTACTCCGCCGGCTTGAGCGCGCGCTTGCGAGCCCGCTCCGCCAGATCACGCGCCTCGGCGGAGATGGCCGACAGCCCCTTCTTGTCCGCGTCGCGGATGATGGGGGTGATGAGGCCGTCCTCGATCGCCACCGCGATGCCGACATCCACCGACTCGAAGTGCAGGATGGAGTCGCCCTGCAGCGCCACGTTCATCTTCGGGTAGCGGCGCAGCGCCATCGCCGACGCCTTCACGATGATGTCGTTGACCGAGACCTTGGACTCGAGGGCCTTGGCCTCCTCGCGGATCTTCAGCGCGGCGTCCATCTCCACATCCACCGACA from Melittangium boletus DSM 14713 includes the following:
- a CDS encoding sensor histidine kinase, whose amino-acid sequence is MNPSDLPAVLYVDDDALNLRVFEANFGQKFRIFRCSTPAEALTLLEQKRNEIGVILSDQRMPGMTGVELLERARTLAPDAKRMLVTAYSDMQAVIDAVNRGQVSRYFVKPWDRAEVLAALEDGLRIARLELRIREVEGRMMKAERLATLGQVTTGIAHELMGPVGYLSQNVASLRRDLECVVQYASKHLASDPSPEVASVLEDLPSLLTDLASGADHLRGVALGLRAQARGEDMETSADVAEVVSFAVKLARAEVRDRARITTMGEPVKVSFGPVKLCQVLLNLIVNAAQAMEGTGRPGRIEVRWSSREQDVVLSVTDNGCGIAQELQEKVFQPLFTTKPVGIGTGLGLSICKELVVQSGGAVRLSSTQGSGTEVELTLRRAPPP
- a CDS encoding DUF2795 domain-containing protein, which encodes MSDDDMKPTSPDELADDAALTQALNGAVFPLSCRQLVWLARENDAPAPLLSRLSALASGSFDSLASVRTALEPQVRGAERAVDTLPSSPSHR